A window of Periplaneta americana isolate PAMFEO1 chromosome 9, P.americana_PAMFEO1_priV1, whole genome shotgun sequence genomic DNA:
GATGTGATTGAGATGTTGGACGGAGCTTCCAGGATCATCAATCGCTCCCCATCTTCAGATGCAGACACATGTGCTACTTTGGTCTCTTCCTTGTAGCTCTGCAATGTTAACTTTCATTAATCCATCTCACAGTCAGATATTCTTGGAAGGAGCAGAAGACGCAAGTACCTCACTCACCTCGGTCGTGCCTGCTGCTGCTGCCTCCTCGGTGCTGTGGAATGAAGCCCACGTGTTAAACATGCCCAGCAACAAGACAAAACACTACGACAGCTGCTCAGCCTAATCTTTACCTCTGACAGCTGCTGGACGGGTTGTCATTCAGAGCTGGCAGGATCTCGGGGGGCAAGCTGTCCGCTACTTCGCATTGAGAAGCCTCATCCACCTGCACGTAATTCATTGATGACTCGGTCCACGAGATGCTGGACAAACCTGCAAGACAATAAACTGATTAAACAGAAAGGCCTTCCTGTCTAATCTAGAGtagtaacagaaaaaaaaagtgtagagaAGTTTTAGGGATAACTATTAACATTTTCAGAACACGTGATTTTGTAGTTGTTACTGTGATTGCCCACTATGGTGTATCGAAAAAGGCCGAAAAAATTTGTTCCCGAAATTAAAAATTTACTGGTTCAAAAAAGTTTCAGAATGGTGCCAActtatgacttgaggctttcctggTGTTTgaagtagaataactcttcttgggttctcagccagatgagttggagatttgcttccgaGCTTTCGATGGCTTGCTCtgtcatcttcttcagggaacgAAGTgtcgtgggaccatgtctagctggTATATATATGTCAGTATATACGCTTCGACCACCAGCACACAGCAGGCAGTTGGAACCAGCAACTAGCTCCTAATTGGCGACCAACCAGAATGTGGCAGGCAGttggaactagctcctgattggcccccAGCGGAAAGTCCTACTGACGTATATAAACCGGCTAGACACGGTCCCATGACACTTCATtctctgaagaagatggcagagctagccatcgaaagcttggaagcaaatctccaactcacctggctgagaacccgagaagagttattctaatggTGCCAATGTTTCGCACAAAAAATTGTGACTTCCTACAAGTACTTTTAACCTAGTTGCAGAGGGGTTCTTTTCGATTATCTTGTTTTTTCTAACAtgtgtgtttgcaagtctttCTTGGTGCAGACTACGAAGATTTGTTGTTAATGAGAGATAAAAGGAAAGGAGTATTATTTTGAAGCCCCAAGAGATGGCAGGAATGTAAAATAAAGGTACAAGTATGTTACAAGCTGCATCAACCCTGAACTCACCAGGGGGCGATGGCTGCTAATGAATTCCACCCACTcacctactatttgtttctattgtttgtttattctatttttattttcagtttgcTCTCTGTGAAAAATAATGTGCCTTCTTCTCACAGGATTGCAGTTGCTTTCTTGTATCCAGTGTGGACCCGATAAAAAGTCTCTCTTTTTTTAATACAAACTGTAGCTCAAGCATCACTGACTGTCTTCACCAGTCTCTCGATTGATTGTGTGTAGCATGGAAGGCAGGGGTGTTTTTTTTTAGCAAATTTCTCATACACCATATTCTGCAAATCTTCAGTATTTAAATAACGAGGTTCTGTTGTAATGATTTTCATAAGAAGGGAAAGATAAAATATGAGTTCTTattgctcattcggtcctcaaatttattaaacattttatgactGTATTATATCTGTGGTTTGTGTTTATCTGTATTAATCTAGCCTGCCTCTCTTCAGTAAATAACCTGCACAACTTCAAGGTATGTTCATTGCTGGAAGGTACTTGGTCTATTATTCTGAATGACATGACTAACAAATTTCTCGTGTTCAGATAATGTGTTGAGAAAACGAGTGTTTGCATACAGGTATCCTCTGACCGTTGATCTCAAAACTGTAATCGTgggtaacatttctttattttttaaaccatTTTCTTTTCTAGATTTGATGATGTTTAGTTTTTTTACTGGTGACAAACTTTGTGATAAACGCAACCCTTTTATCATGAGTACCAAGCCCCCAGTATTCCgaaaaagtattattttctaaattaatttctcAGAACGAGACTGCATTATTTAAGTGGCTTCATTTCCCTAGCATGTACCTCTTTTCCACTAACATTAACGTTTAATTTCCCACTActttaaagaaaatttaattcTATGTGCACTGCTTTTGGCCAAGGACGTTGCGAAGAACTGGCTTCAACACTGCTATTTCTCATAGAAGAAAGTCCAACTTCATCTTTCGAAGATGTCCAATAGGAGTTTGCGGGAACAGTTTTCATAATGTGCTCTTGTTACAGATCTGAATCCTTATGGGAGATTTTAGTAACAGCTGTTTTCTTTCTTGtcatatattaattcatttagcTTTTCACGTCACCCATTCAGTACCAGTATATGTGGTAAATAGCAAAATGCAAGACATGTACAAAAGGTATGCCCAAAATTTTTTTATTCTAAGTTTAAAAACACTGTATTGGACTTACCTGTTATTTTTAGAGCTTCAGCAGTTTTTAAAACGCCTTGAATATTTTCTTGTGTTACATATGCTTCTCCTTTATAAATAAAATCCAAAATAGCCTTCATTTCTACGTACTTCACGTCTCTCATGAATATTATGGGATGTGGTGTTGAATTGGAGCGCAGAATGGAGCTAAAGTAACAACTGAAAATAGTGAAGCAGAATAAGTCTTAATGGACAAAACACACTTAAAATGCATTTCTCTTCATCACTGTAATAAGGTTCACACTAAGCATCTATCAACATTACAAAAGTACTTACCTACTAGCACAAAGGACAATACGATGTGCTTTAAGTAATTGCCCTTCTACGGCAATTGTGACATCTACAAAACACTCACTCTCAAGCATACTATCCAAAGAACTTATGAGTTCTTGCTGACTGTTCCACTTGAGCCAAAGATCTGACATTCTGATATgttcctgaaatatattttgacattttaagaaaattatgATAAATCAGTTATcaacttcattctttttttcatttcaccTCAACATAACCTCGGATAGTAAAAATTCTAAATCTGCATTCAACTAAGAAAAGAGAAAGATGAAACTAGCGCATAGTTCTGGTGATTTCAAAAGTGTtgaatttatatacttttttttttttgggtggaGATGAAGTTGAaaagttaagaattttgttgttgctgttaagtcaactgtccgaagacaggtctgaactcataacaccaagaaggcaccacttatgaggcaactaggccaggatataatggggtatggtggccagttcctttcccccttcattgcatacatcatcgactagctacatatttcactaattaagacttcaaatgcatataaacaattgttcatctgacacatatcgtcaagtgagatgtactgcctgatatacatatcagccagaacctcaatcagaggatattaaGGATTTTATAGGGATATATTTGAAGAAAGGAATATTGTTCGGAAATGTAAATTACGTTTGAAATGAGAGGTGCGTCGTAATGGAGGTGAATATGTGTGTAGTGAAAGAAGGAAACATAGGGATATAAAACACACGATATGATATTATGTGAAGAACGCATAACTTGTATTAATGGAATAAGCACTCAAAAATAGTGAAAGAGAACAAAAAGtaactatgaaaaaaaaagttttcgtaATATACCTTCGTTTGTACATCCGCCATTACACTACCTTATTACAGACCAATACCACAGTCTATAAAGTCACGAaatttgagttgttgagggtactaggaacaatagactgtgccggtactatttcgcattgtctgtgatgaggcgatagtagcgatcctagtggttagcaactatatatggatgcatattctgaTTATTCTCTATgtaatgagcttcgtgactgtatatactagactgtgccagcactgacatcacttgacaaaaaatCACCAGCCACAGCGCTTGAAAATCCCGCACAGGTTCCTACATGCAAGCCTAGATCATAGAAGTATCAtgtaaggcataacaaaagcctaaactaacttaacctagTTAGTGTACATTAGCGTGAAACGTTCATAATGTCACTAAAGTTATGCTGGTGTAACTGAGGAAAGAGCTCTACACTCTTGAAGGTATAgaagcggagtacgaagggaaccaACTCTGCGCTAGTTTACCGAAGACGATGATTTCGAAGACTGAGACAACGGTGAAACGAGCTGAGGGATCAAGAGTCGTAAGTTTTTAGAAATACACGTGCTAGTGAGGACTATTTATTCAGAGAAATAAACCTGACCTGTTGGCAtgagtacagtaggcctatgaccCCGATACTCCAGAATTAACTTCCCACGCAAATGATAATTACAGCGTGTCAAAGAGCACGTTATCTATATCTATCATGCTTCGAAATTTTAACTTTTACGGAATTTTAAAAATGGTAGTACGAAGTATGTAATATTAAATTAcgaatacaatattaaatatagatattgtatttttttaaactccCGAAATAAATCTTGCTCGTCCCTCTAATGATTTGGACTGAaactttaatttcatttattgtattccatagatcttacattagcactgaagctttaagatatggaacaagtcaaaattttacattacaatattttttggcgagatgtagtgaggtgaggccgaggattcgccacagattacctggcatttgccttatgaatgaggaaaacctcggaaaaacccaaccaggtaaacagaCCAAACGGAGATTGAGTTGAGGCAGAGGACTCGCAATAGACCACTCGACATCCGCCTCacgactggggaaaacctcggaacaaatcaaccaatcaatgtaattaatttgctaaataataaaacagaattaatcAAGTTTGTTAAGTATATTACTATTTACAACTAAGCTGGAAAGTGGTGACATCTGTAGCATTAAAGTATGTTCATTACAATAGGCTCAACTCttgcacacttgtgcgcatttcttcttattattacaaTAGGCTTACACCTATTTCGTTGCAAATAATGCAGACAATAAGACGCATCATgcacatattttatattacgtCATGAGTGTCACGCCTGACATCTAACAGCTGATTATAATGATATTGTGGTATTTTACACTATCATACTGTGCTATCATTGACTATAAAGCACACATCACCTGTAAATGTAAACACTATAATTCCCATTACAGGCATCCACCGGAAGACCATGACGAAATTCTTTCGAGATATCGAATTCTGTTGTGTCAATAAGCTAGAATGAGTCAATCAATGAGTTAAAGACTCGTTGGAGTCAATAGAGTGCTTGTTGCACCGCCATATTTGAATCAAACTACAGGGaattaataagaagaagaaaagcacACAATGTGCAACATATGTTGTGCCTTAGATCATAGTATATACACAATCTAGGGTTCTGCGTGGTACTGTTATTACGTAAGCACTAGGAATAATCGAAACCgaatgtaataattaatatccAAGTTGACATTCTTGGTTTTCCTGTTGGGAAGAAGGTCGAGACGACTAAATTCTAACCCGTGCTGTTTTTTTGAAAGTTGCTTCAGTGTTCTTCCCTACAGTGTTACAGCGATTGGTGGTGTAGTATCACAAGTCTCGTGTGTGTGCGcatacgtattttttttaatttgttggtAATATGTCTCAAGAACTTCAGATCAACATAGGATTTATAGGAGCGGGAAATATGGCTAAAGCAATTGGCGAAGGATTGATCGATTCTGGTACTGGAATACTCCTTTAATTTTATAGTAAAGGAATTGACATATAAAATGTTATAATGAAAGAACAAAATTGGGACCATTTTTGtattattctctaataataggctacactttttcatttcattcaactGTTCATATAACAATGAAATTGGCAGCGGTAATTATCTAGATTAGGTAGATGAATATgatagcgctgaggtagttcccttcatactctgcttatacaccttgtatATACGCacctgtgacaggttaggtttagttagtttaggatttttttATGCGATCAACtgcatttccaaaaaaaaatcctttataaATTCAACCATTTTCTCTTctgaaatcaccggaactaccttagcgctagtttcaccaaaaGGACCCATATTTTCGTAAGCCATTTATGGCAGGCTTATTAAGAAGTGACTCAAAATAATTTTCAACTTTAACTTAATTGaagggataaatttcagaacacggattccttcctttccctcttacttcaaaattccaaccttgtgcacacaaaataaattattggcactgaaaagtgccttgtCGTAAgtatgatgatgcgcattcgacgaATGCAGACCAATCTCTTTTTAGTATTCTAAGATATAATTGTCAATGaagaatccgtatactgaaattttcccaattgaAGTTCGTATCTCTCTGCTtattataacataggcctataacttaatttTCAGGAAGGATAAAAGCATCTCAACTCTACATATCAGCACCTTCGGACAGAAATTTGGGATCTTGGAAGAAACTTGGAGCGCACACGTCTAATAAAAACGGTGATATTTCATCTATTAAGTAGGAATAACACAAAGTaatttttcttgaattttaatCCATTTCTGGAATGTGATATATTTGTTTGTGTACAGACCCGTATTTAGGTAGAGGCGCacttccgtacaggggcagtggcatttcctccaaggttagagcccagtttagatgtgtatgtattaatcgaaaaaaaaaggtcatataaacatgcgtcctattctcaatattttcaagctcctaattttcgattaatacacacacacacctaaactgggctctaaccttagaggaaatgccgctgcccctgtacTGAAGCACGCCCTTTAGAAGTGTCtgcacctatggagtaacggtcagcgcgtctggccgcgaaactaggtggcccgggttcgaatccggttggggcaagttacctggttgaggttttttctggagttttccctctacccaatacgagcaaatgctgggtaactttcggtgctggaccctggactcatttcactggcattatcaccttcatttcattcagatgttaaataacctgagatgttgatacagcgtcgtaaaataactcaataaaataaaaatcattaatgCACAAGCTTATCTTACTTTTTATTAGGGAAAGCTGTCAAGTTACGACTAATTTGTGATTATTCTTAAATTTGACACAGTAATTTACACTGAATGATCATTAATGCACAAGCTTACCTTACTTTTTATTAGGGGAAGCTGTCAAGTTATGACTAATTTGTGATTATTCTTAAATTTGACACAGTAATTTACTCTGAATGATCATTAATGAACAAGCTTACCTTACTTTTTATTAGGGGAAGCTGTCAAGTTATGACTAATTTGTGATTATTCGTAAATTTAACAGAGTAATTTACACTGGATGATCATTAATGCACAAGCTTACCTTACTTTTTATTAGGGGAAGCTGTCAAGTTACGACTAATTTGTGATTATTCTTAAATTTGACACAGTAATTTACTCTGAATGATCATTAATGCACAAGCTTACCCTACTTTTTATTAGGGGAAGCTGTCAAGTTATGACTAATTTGTGATTATTCGTAAATTTAACATAGTAATTTACACTGAATGATCATTATTGCACAAGCTTACCTTACTTTTTATTAGGGGAAGCTGTCAAGTTACGACTAATTTGTGATTATTCGTATATTTAACATAGTAATTTACTCTGAATGATCATTAATGCACAAGCTTACCTTACTTTTTATTAGGGGAAGCTGTCAAGTTACGACTAATTTGTGATTATTCGTAAATTTAACAGAGTAATTTACTCTGAATGATCATTAATGCACAAGCTTACCTTACTTTTTATTAGGTGAAGCTGTCAAGTTATGACTAATTTGTGATTATTCGTAAATTTAACATAGTAATTTACTCTGAATGATCATTAATGCACAAGCTTACCTTACTTTTTATTAGGGGAAGCTGTCAAGTTATGACTAATTTGTGATTATTCGTAAATTGAACATAGTAATTTACACTGAATGATCATTAATGCACAAGCTTACCTTACTTTTTATTAGGGGAAGCTGTCAAGTTACGACTAATTTGTGATTATTCTTAAATTTGACACAGTAATTTACTCTGAATGATCATTAATACACAAGCTTACCTTACTTTTTATTAGGGGAAGCTGTCAAGTTATGACTAATTTGTGATTATTCGTAGATTTAACATATAATTGACACTGAATGATCATTAATGCACAAGCTTACCTTACTTTTTATTAGGGGAAGGTGTCAACTTATGACTAATTTGTGATTATTCGTAAATTTAACAGAGTAATTTACACTGAATGATCATTAATGCACAAGCTTACCTTACTTTTTATTAGGGGAAGCTGTCAAGTTATGACTAATTTGTGATTATTCGTAAATTTAACATAGTAATTTACACTGAATAATCATTAATGCACAAGCTTACCTAACTTTTTATTAGGGGAAGCTGTCAAGTTATGACTAATTTGTGATTATTCGTAAATTTAACATAGTAATTTACACTGAATGATCATTAATGCACAAGCTTACCTTACTTTTTATTAGGGGAAGCTATCAAGTTATGACTAATTTGTGATTATTCGTAAATTTAACATAGTAATTTACTCTGAATGATCATTAATGCATAAGCTTACCTTACTTTTTATTAGGGGAAGCTGTCAAGTTATGACTAATTTGTGATTATTCGTAAATTTAACATAGTAATTTACACTGAATGATCATTAATGCACAAGCTTACCTTACTTTTTATTAGGGGAAGCTGTCAAGTTATGACTAATTTGTGATTATTCGTAAATTTAACATAGTAATTTATACTGAATGATCATTAATGCACAAGGTTACCTTAATTTTTATTAGGGGAAGCTGTCAAGTTATGACTAATTTGTGATTATTCGTAAATTTAACATAGTAATTTACTCTGAATGATCATTAATGCACAAGCTTACCTTACTTTTTATTAGGGGAAACTGTCAAGTTACGACTAATTTGTGATTATTCTTAAATTTGACACAGTAATTTACACTGAATGATCATTAATGCACAAGCTTACCTTACTTTTTATTAGGGGAAGCTGTCAAGTTATGACTAATTTGTGATTATTCGTAAATTTAACATAGTAATTTACTCTGAATGATCATTAATGCacaagcttacttacttacttacttacttacaaatggcttttaaggaacccgaaggttcattgccgccctcacataagcccgccagcggtccctatcctgagcaagattaatccagtctctatcatcataccccacctccctcaaatccattttaatattatcctcccatctacgtctcggcctccctaaaggtctttttccctccggtctcccaactaacactctatatgcatttctggattcgcccatacgtgctacatgccctgcccatctcaaacgtctggatttaatgttcctaattatgtcaggtgaagaatacaatgcgtgcagttctgtgttgtgtaactttctccattctcctgtaacttcatccctcttagccccaaatattttcctaagcaccttattctcaaacaccctgaacctatgttcctctctcagagtgagagtccaagtttcacaaccatacagaagaaccggtaatataactgttttataaattctaactttcagatttttggacagcagactggatgataagagcttctcaaccgaataataacacgcatttcccatatttattctgcgtttaatttcctcccgagtgtcatttatatttgttactgttgctccaagatatttgaatttttccacctcttcgaaggataaatctccaatttttatatttccatttcgtacaatattctggtcacgagacataatcatatactttgtcttttcgggatttacttccaaaccgatcgctctacttgcttcaaataaaatttccgtgttttccctaattgtttgtgtattttctcctaatatattcacgtcatccgcatagacaagaagctgatgtaacccgtttaatatcaaaccctgcctgttatcctgaactttcctaatggcatattctagcgcgaagttaaaaagtaaaggtgatagtgcatctccccgctttagcccgcagtgaattggaaaagcatcagatagaaactgacctatacggactctgctgtatgtttcactgagacacattttaattaatcgaactagtttcttgggaataccaaattcagtaagaatattatataaaacttctctcttaactgagtcatatgcctttttgaaatctatgaataactgatgcactgtacccttatactcccattttttctccattatctgtcgaatacaaaatatctggtcaatagtttatctattacgcctaaaaccacactgatgatccccaataatttcatctacatatggagttaatcttctcaaaagaatattggacaaaattttgtacgacgtcaacaaaagtgatattcctcgaaagttactacagttagtcttgtcccccttcttaaagataggtacgattatggactccttccattgttctaatacaatttccttttcccaaatagcaagtacaagcttataaatttctttagataatatgcttccaccctcttgtattaattctgctggaatttgatcgatacctggagacttgtactttttcagattttctatcgcaatttcgacttctgaaagcgtgggttcgggtataaatggctcagcagtttgtatttcaatttcgtcccgatcatttctatttggcctatgtacatttagtagttgcgcaaaatagtttttccatctgtttaggattgatggagagtctgcaagcaagtcaccattctcatccttgatcacgtttacccttggctgatatccgttcttaaattcctttatacccttatataaatctcgaatgtttttattcttactatttgtttctacctcattcagtttttccttcaagtaaactctctttttattcctaagtgtacgacttgcttcccgtctttcattgaaataattatctctcttctcctcgactggatcctgtaagaatttcaattttgcctgtttccttctttctactaccatgcaacaatcttcatcaaaccacggtttctttttcttagtttcataataacctatgctctgctcagctgcaattttgatactatctctgatattttcccacacgctattaacatctaattctttctcaacttcgtcggaactttctaaagtggcaaacctattcgaaatttcgacctgataattttgcttagcttcctcgtcctttaatttcaaaatattgaatttagtaatattaacttgttgctctattcgcttggctactgataatctttctcttaattctccaatcaccaaataatggtcagaattacagtctgcacccctgaaagttcgaatatctactatactagtatgtctccgtttatctatcaagatgtgatctatttggttgtgtgtcaatccatctggagaagtccaagtatatttatgtatatcctatGCACAAGCTTACCTTACTTTTTATTAGGGGAAGCTGTCAAGTTACGACTAATTTGTGATTATTCTTAAATTTGACACAGTAATTTACACTGAATGATCATTAATGCACAAGCTTACCTTACTTTTTATTAGGGGAAGCTGTCAAGTTATGACTAATTTGTGATTATTCTTAAATTTGACACAGTAATTGACACTGAATGATCATTAATGCACAAGCTTACCTTACTTTTTATTAGGGGAAGCTGTCAAGTTATGACTAATTTGTGATTATTCTTAAATTTGACACAGTAATTTACTCTGAATGATCATTAATGCACAAGCTTACCTTACTTTTTATTAGGGGAAGCTGTCAAGTTACGACTAATTTGTGATTATTCGTAAATTTAACATAGTAATTTACACTGAATGATCATTAATGCACAAGCTTACCTTACGTTTTATTAGGGGAAGCTGTCAAGTTATGACTAATTTGTGATTATTCGTAAATTTAACACAGTAATTTACTCTGAATGATCATTAATGCACAAGCTTACCTTACTTTTTATTAGCGGAAGCTGTCAAGTTATGACTAATTTGTGATTATTCGTAAATTTAACATAGTAATTTACTCTGAATGATCATTAATGAACAAGCTTACCTAACTTTTTATTAGGGGAAGCTGTCAAGTTACGACTAATTTGTGATTATTCTTAAATTTGACACAGTAATTGACACTGAATGATCATTAATGCACAAGCTTACCTTACTTTTTATTAGCGGAAGCTGTCAA
This region includes:
- the LOC138706821 gene encoding broad-complex core protein isoforms 1/2/3/4/5-like isoform X2, which produces MLQMSPLSSLVEHIRMSDLWLKWNSQQELISSLDSMLESECFVDVTIAVEGQLLKAHRIVLCASSCYFSSILRSNSTPHPIIFMRDVKYVEMKAILDFIYKGEAYVTQENIQGVLKTAEALKITGLSSISWTESSMNYVQVDEASQCEVADSLPPEILPALNDNPSSSCQSTEEAAAAGTTESYKEETKVAHVSASEDGERLMILEAPSNISITSVSSAPVRQKPAGRQYTKEDLKQALEVIRQGQMGIKPAARAFKIPVATLHHAARRSKISSPMQQGGNYMMSYRSRGKAVAPK
- the LOC138706821 gene encoding broad-complex core protein isoforms 1/2/3/4/5-like isoform X3 gives rise to the protein MADVQTKEHIRMSDLWLKWNSQQELISSLDSMLESECFVDVTIAVEGQLLKAHRIVLCASSCYFSSILRSNSTPHPIIFMRDVKYVEMKAILDFIYKGEAYVTQENIQGVLKTAEALKITGLSSISWTESSMNYVQVDEASQCEVADSLPPEILPALNDNPSSSCQSTEEAAAAGTTESYKEETKVAHVSASEDGERLMILEAPSNISITSVSSAPVRQKPAGRQYTKEDLKQALEVIRQGQMGIKPAARAFKIPVATLHHAARRSKISSPMQQGGNYMMSYRSRGKAVAPK
- the LOC138706821 gene encoding broad-complex core protein isoforms 1/2/3/4/5-like isoform X5 — encoded protein: MCMMRLIVCIICNEIGEHIRMSDLWLKWNSQQELISSLDSMLESECFVDVTIAVEGQLLKAHRIVLCASSCYFSSILRSNSTPHPIIFMRDVKYVEMKAILDFIYKGEAYVTQENIQGVLKTAEALKITGLSSISWTESSMNYVQVDEASQCEVADSLPPEILPALNDNPSSSCQSTEEAAAAGTTESYKEETKVAHVSASEDGERLMILEAPSNISITSVSSAPVRQKPAGRQYTKEDLKEGQLPPSGLIPR
- the LOC138706821 gene encoding broad-complex core protein isoforms 1/2/3/4/5-like isoform X4 is translated as MSDLWLKWNSQQELISSLDSMLESECFVDVTIAVEGQLLKAHRIVLCASSCYFSSILRSNSTPHPIIFMRDVKYVEMKAILDFIYKGEAYVTQENIQGVLKTAEALKITGLSSISWTESSMNYVQVDEASQCEVADSLPPEILPALNDNPSSSCQSTEEAAAAGTTESYKEETKVAHVSASEDGERLMILEAPSNISITSVSSAPVRQKPAGRQYTKEDLKQALEVIRQGQMGIKPAARAFKIPVATLHHAARRSKISSPMQQGGNYMMSYRSRGKAVAPK
- the LOC138706821 gene encoding broad-complex core protein isoforms 1/2/3/4/5-like isoform X1 — protein: MCMMRLIVCIICNEIGEHIRMSDLWLKWNSQQELISSLDSMLESECFVDVTIAVEGQLLKAHRIVLCASSCYFSSILRSNSTPHPIIFMRDVKYVEMKAILDFIYKGEAYVTQENIQGVLKTAEALKITGLSSISWTESSMNYVQVDEASQCEVADSLPPEILPALNDNPSSSCQSTEEAAAAGTTESYKEETKVAHVSASEDGERLMILEAPSNISITSVSSAPVRQKPAGRQYTKEDLKQALEVIRQGQMGIKPAARAFKIPVATLHHAARRSKISSPMQQGGNYMMSYRSRGKAVAPK